A genomic region of Desulfomicrobium macestii contains the following coding sequences:
- a CDS encoding efflux transporter outer membrane subunit: MRLLVFLFLLTGCHAFAPVPPAVQELPQAYRLEAGEHDPADQWWRDLQSEDLNILMDEALRSAPDMRTALARLDQAQAAAEKTGSTLWPTLGASADATRTWTKLDTKNQIESDAYGLGLAASYELDLWGRVRALRQADTLEVMASRDDLRTAALTLSGEIAGAWISLCSTRQQLAVLASQQRTNADILSTLELRFANSLASALDVLQQREAIAQTETVIFPLKSEAVRLENRINLLLGKAPGTMDLAGAADLPMPMPLTRAGLPAELLLERPDIRAAWQRLLESGWDLAAARADRMPALRLTGNFEHNGGDASRIFDNWLANLAASLTAPIIDGGSRRAEVKRQEAVRRERLASYEKTVFTALFEVDTGINAVLRQIELVRALETQRDAARSALTSAQVRYRNGVLDYDTVLSLLLKLQQLERTHIREQASLLTLQTGLCRALGKGWRSSFPDAS, encoded by the coding sequence ATGAGGCTTCTTGTTTTTCTTTTTCTCCTGACGGGATGTCACGCCTTCGCTCCTGTCCCCCCGGCCGTGCAGGAGCTGCCCCAGGCCTACCGGCTTGAAGCCGGAGAACATGATCCGGCCGACCAGTGGTGGCGGGACCTGCAAAGCGAGGACCTGAACATCCTGATGGACGAGGCCCTGCGCTCCGCTCCGGACATGCGCACGGCCCTGGCCAGGCTCGATCAGGCGCAAGCCGCGGCGGAAAAGACCGGCAGCACCCTGTGGCCGACCCTTGGCGCCAGCGCCGACGCAACGCGGACCTGGACCAAGCTCGACACCAAAAACCAGATCGAAAGCGACGCCTATGGACTGGGACTCGCCGCCAGCTACGAGCTCGACCTCTGGGGCCGGGTCAGGGCCCTGCGCCAGGCCGACACCCTGGAAGTCATGGCCAGCCGCGACGATCTGCGCACGGCGGCCCTGACCTTAAGCGGCGAAATCGCGGGGGCCTGGATATCCCTGTGCTCGACCCGGCAGCAGCTCGCCGTGCTGGCAAGCCAGCAGCGCACCAACGCGGACATCCTCTCCACCCTTGAGCTGCGCTTCGCCAACTCTCTGGCCTCGGCCCTGGACGTGCTGCAACAGCGCGAGGCCATCGCCCAGACCGAGACCGTGATTTTCCCCCTGAAATCCGAGGCCGTGCGCCTTGAAAACCGGATCAACCTGCTCCTCGGCAAGGCGCCGGGCACGATGGATCTCGCCGGAGCGGCCGATCTCCCGATGCCCATGCCCCTGACCAGGGCCGGGCTTCCGGCGGAACTGCTGCTTGAGCGGCCCGACATCCGCGCGGCCTGGCAACGGCTGCTCGAATCGGGCTGGGACCTGGCCGCCGCCCGGGCGGACCGCATGCCGGCCCTGCGCCTGACCGGAAATTTCGAGCACAACGGCGGGGACGCAAGCCGCATCTTCGACAACTGGCTGGCCAACCTGGCCGCGTCCCTGACCGCTCCGATCATCGACGGCGGCAGCCGCCGGGCCGAAGTGAAACGACAGGAAGCCGTGCGCCGTGAGCGGCTGGCCTCCTATGAAAAAACCGTCTTCACGGCGCTCTTTGAGGTGGATACGGGCATAAACGCCGTGCTCAGGCAGATCGAGCTGGTGCGCGCCCTGGAAACCCAGCGCGACGCGGCCCGGTCCGCCCTGACCAGCGCCCAGGTCCGTTACCGCAACGGCGTGCTCGACTACGACACCGTTCTCTCCCTGCTCCTCAAGCTGCAGCAGCTCGAGCGCACCCATATCAGGGAACAGGCCTCCCTTTTGACCCTGCAGACAGGACTCTGCCGGGCGCTGGGCAAAGGCTGGAGATCTTCTTTCCCCGATGCATCCTGA
- a CDS encoding bacteriohemerythrin, protein MNKKIIWDQSFETGIAEIDTQHQRLVEIINSLADGIGHSSIDDLNNILTQLKEYANYHFRAEETLMEAAGYAELEEHKSEHLAFVDQILLFDLDVILASEGLAWDMFHFLRGWLTNHILVVDKKFSTAMPA, encoded by the coding sequence ATGAATAAAAAAATCATTTGGGATCAGTCTTTTGAGACCGGAATTGCCGAAATCGACACGCAGCATCAGCGCCTGGTCGAGATCATCAACTCCCTTGCGGACGGCATCGGTCACTCTTCCATAGATGATCTGAACAACATCCTGACCCAGCTCAAGGAATACGCCAATTACCATTTCCGGGCCGAGGAGACGCTCATGGAGGCCGCCGGATACGCGGAACTCGAAGAACACAAAAGCGAGCATCTGGCTTTTGTCGACCAGATCCTGCTTTTCGATCTGGACGTCATCCTGGCTTCCGAAGGACTGGCCTGGGACATGTTCCATTTCCTGCGCGGCTGGCTGACCAACCATATCCTCGTTGTCGACAAGAAATTCTCGACAGCGATGCCGGCCTGA
- the buk gene encoding butyrate kinase, producing MKILVLNPGSTSTKIAVFQGREALFVETIRHEAADLDRFAHVMDQEGYRREMIMAALARHELAVSDMAAVIGRGGLLRPMPGGVYAVGPEMLADLSSCGFGTHASNLGAILAHDLAARAGIPALIADPVVVDELGPLARYSGHPSIQRRSIFHALNHKAVARRVAQELGRAYEELRLIVAHLGGGVSVGAHELGRVVDVNNALDGDGPFSPERSGGLPCGALVSWCFAPDASEKDIRRRITGAGGLLAYLGTANGMEVERRIREGDTLAREVRQAMAYQVAKEIGAMGAVLRGRVDAVILTGGLMHDRELAALISGQVEFLAPVMVHPGEDEMSALAEAAGRALAGMCETLTYPPRTMAVVGQNPD from the coding sequence ATGAAAATCCTGGTCCTGAACCCCGGTTCGACCTCCACCAAGATCGCGGTCTTTCAAGGCCGGGAAGCGCTCTTCGTGGAGACCATCCGCCACGAAGCAGCCGATCTGGATCGCTTCGCGCACGTCATGGACCAGGAGGGATACCGGCGGGAAATGATCATGGCGGCCCTTGCGCGCCATGAGCTTGCCGTCTCGGACATGGCCGCCGTCATCGGCCGGGGCGGCCTGCTCCGTCCCATGCCCGGCGGCGTGTACGCCGTCGGCCCGGAAATGCTCGCCGACCTGAGTTCCTGCGGCTTCGGAACCCACGCCTCCAACCTCGGCGCCATCCTGGCCCACGACCTGGCCGCCCGCGCCGGAATACCGGCCCTCATCGCCGACCCCGTGGTCGTGGACGAGCTTGGTCCTCTGGCCCGCTATTCCGGCCATCCCTCCATACAGCGGCGCAGCATCTTTCACGCCCTGAACCACAAGGCCGTGGCCAGGCGCGTGGCGCAGGAACTGGGGCGCGCCTATGAAGAACTGCGGCTCATCGTGGCTCATCTGGGCGGAGGAGTGTCCGTGGGGGCGCACGAACTTGGCCGGGTGGTCGACGTCAACAACGCCCTGGATGGGGACGGGCCCTTCTCCCCCGAGCGCAGCGGCGGCCTGCCCTGCGGAGCGCTCGTCAGCTGGTGCTTTGCCCCGGACGCCAGCGAAAAGGACATCCGCCGCAGAATCACGGGCGCAGGCGGACTCTTGGCCTATCTTGGAACGGCCAACGGCATGGAGGTCGAGCGGCGCATCCGCGAAGGCGACACCCTCGCCCGGGAGGTGCGTCAGGCCATGGCCTACCAGGTGGCCAAGGAGATCGGAGCCATGGGCGCGGTACTCCGTGGCCGGGTCGACGCCGTGATCCTGACCGGAGGGCTCATGCACGATCGGGAGCTGGCCGCGCTCATATCCGGACAGGTGGAATTTCTGGCTCCGGTCATGGTCCATCCGGGAGAGGACGAAATGTCCGCCCTGGCTGAGGCCGCCGGGCGCGCCCTGGCAGGCATGTGCGAGACGCTGACCTACCCGCCCCGAACCATGGCCGTTGTCGGGCAGAATCCAGACTGA
- a CDS encoding bifunctional enoyl-CoA hydratase/phosphate acetyltransferase produces the protein MLTSMKSIIDKALTLPRQTVAVACAQDAEALTAVAEAHAMGLADFILVGNTDKIKAIAERIELDLTAFELLDARGEACGAAATVQVVASGRAQILLKGFVDSSVLFKAVLDRDTGLRNGSTVSHTVVMDVPGFDKLYLLTDAAMIIKPDLATKRQIVLNAVKVARALGNPDPVVGVLCESEKVNPKMPATMDAAALVEMNAKGELPGCRVGGPYALDNAISEQAARHKGMKDPLAGKADILLAPDLAAGNIFYKSLMYFAHARSAGVVMGTRAPVLLNSRADSHQTKINAVALGILMAAKGA, from the coding sequence ATGCTTACATCCATGAAGTCCATCATCGACAAGGCCCTGACCCTGCCCAGGCAGACCGTGGCCGTGGCCTGCGCGCAGGACGCCGAGGCGCTCACGGCCGTGGCCGAGGCACATGCCATGGGTCTGGCCGATTTCATACTGGTCGGGAACACCGACAAAATCAAAGCCATTGCCGAGAGGATCGAACTCGATCTCACGGCGTTTGAACTTCTCGACGCCCGGGGCGAGGCCTGCGGAGCCGCCGCCACGGTGCAGGTCGTGGCCTCGGGGCGGGCGCAGATCCTCCTCAAAGGGTTCGTGGACTCCTCGGTCCTCTTCAAGGCCGTGCTCGACCGCGATACCGGGCTGCGCAACGGTTCCACGGTCAGCCACACCGTGGTCATGGACGTGCCCGGGTTCGACAAGCTCTATCTGCTGACCGACGCGGCCATGATCATAAAACCCGACCTCGCGACCAAGCGCCAGATCGTGCTCAACGCGGTCAAGGTGGCCCGCGCCCTCGGCAACCCGGACCCCGTGGTCGGGGTTTTGTGCGAATCCGAGAAGGTCAACCCGAAAATGCCGGCCACCATGGACGCCGCGGCCCTGGTGGAGATGAACGCCAAGGGCGAACTCCCGGGCTGCCGCGTGGGCGGGCCCTACGCCCTGGACAACGCCATCAGCGAGCAGGCCGCCCGGCACAAGGGCATGAAAGATCCCCTGGCGGGCAAGGCCGACATCCTGCTGGCCCCGGATCTGGCGGCAGGCAACATCTTTTACAAGAGCCTCATGTACTTCGCCCACGCCCGCTCGGCCGGGGTGGTCATGGGCACCAGGGCCCCGGTGCTGCTCAACTCGCGGGCCGACTCCCACCAGACCAAGATCAACGCCGTGGCCCTCGGAATTCTCATGGCGGCAAAAGGAGCCTAG
- a CDS encoding MFS transporter, whose protein sequence is MHNRTAALAAASVASFLVPFMMSAVAITLPVMQIELGASAVELSWVAGSYILALAAILLPIGRLADILGRRRTFVWGTGAFVVFSLCASLAWSVVSLVTLRVVQGVGAAMILATGVAIVTELYPREERGRVMGILVACVYLGLSVGPLVGGMMTSLFGWRSVFFLCLPPGLLAWIMARGIKDEWRPARGQGFDLIGSLLYAAFVVCCVNGLTGLARPERGLPLLGGALVMGVLFVLRSRSIRHPLIDLTLFTANRVFLLSSLATLINYAGTFAVGFLLSLYLQVVKGFSPMHAGFILIVQPVVQSLLSPVAGVLSDRFNAAWLASMGMAFCALGLWAMCGVGAQTGLWEIGAILALLGLGFALFASPNMSVVMGSVEPKDYSIASSLVATMRTFGMTLSMGISAVVFGFLLQDRQIAPDTIPEFLASMKIIFAVCAGLCVAGVFCSLGRVAKR, encoded by the coding sequence ATGCACAATCGTACAGCCGCCCTGGCCGCCGCGTCCGTGGCCAGTTTTCTGGTACCCTTCATGATGTCCGCCGTGGCCATCACCCTGCCGGTCATGCAAATCGAGCTCGGGGCCTCGGCCGTGGAGCTAAGCTGGGTGGCCGGGAGCTACATTCTCGCCCTGGCCGCCATTCTCCTGCCCATCGGCAGGCTGGCCGACATCCTGGGCCGCAGGCGCACCTTCGTCTGGGGCACGGGCGCCTTCGTCGTCTTTTCCCTGTGCGCCTCCCTGGCCTGGTCCGTGGTCAGCCTCGTGACCCTGCGCGTCGTGCAGGGGGTGGGCGCGGCCATGATCCTGGCCACGGGCGTGGCCATCGTGACGGAGCTCTACCCCCGCGAGGAGCGGGGCCGGGTCATGGGCATCCTGGTCGCCTGCGTCTATCTGGGGCTGTCCGTGGGCCCTCTCGTGGGCGGGATGATGACCTCCCTTTTCGGCTGGCGCTCGGTCTTCTTCCTGTGTCTGCCTCCGGGCCTGCTGGCCTGGATCATGGCCCGCGGGATCAAGGACGAGTGGCGTCCGGCGCGCGGCCAGGGCTTCGACCTGATCGGGAGTCTGCTCTATGCGGCCTTCGTGGTTTGCTGCGTTAACGGGCTGACCGGGCTGGCCCGGCCCGAGCGGGGCTTGCCGCTGCTTGGGGGCGCCCTGGTCATGGGTGTCCTGTTCGTTTTGCGCTCGCGCAGCATCCGGCATCCGCTTATCGACCTGACACTGTTCACGGCCAACCGCGTCTTTCTGCTTTCAAGCCTTGCGACCCTCATCAATTATGCAGGCACGTTCGCAGTGGGCTTTCTGCTCAGTCTGTACCTGCAGGTGGTCAAGGGCTTCTCGCCCATGCACGCCGGGTTCATCCTGATCGTGCAGCCGGTCGTGCAGAGCCTGTTGTCTCCCGTGGCAGGGGTCCTGTCCGACCGTTTCAACGCGGCCTGGCTGGCCAGCATGGGCATGGCCTTCTGCGCCCTTGGCCTGTGGGCGATGTGCGGGGTGGGCGCTCAGACCGGACTATGGGAGATCGGCGCGATCCTGGCTCTGCTGGGCCTCGGGTTCGCTCTCTTCGCCTCGCCGAACATGAGCGTGGTCATGGGCAGCGTCGAACCGAAGGACTACAGCATCGCCTCAAGCCTGGTCGCGACCATGCGCACCTTCGGCATGACTCTGTCCATGGGCATTTCCGCCGTGGTGTTCGGCTTTTTGCTGCAGGATCGCCAGATCGCTCCGGACACGATCCCGGAATTTCTGGCCAGCATGAAGATCATTTTCGCCGTTTGCGCCGGGCTTTGCGTGGCGGGCGTGTTCTGTTCGCTGGGCCGGGTCGCGAAACGCTGA
- the wtpA gene encoding tungstate ABC transporter substrate-binding protein WtpA, with amino-acid sequence MNPYFLKVLLLVALLGVCTSGSAFAEPSGKLVIFHAGSLAVPFADMEKAFEAKYPKVDVQRESGGSTKLARMITELGKPADIMASADYLVIDKMLVPEFAQWNARFATNQIVLCYTPTSRYADEINDKNWFEILQRPDVVWGHSDPNLDPCGYRSLMTIQLAEKFTGQPGLYDKVLANRPEKNVRPKSVELISMMESGNMDYAFEYMSVAVQHGLEYVTFDDHINLGNYAMDPFYKSAVVKVTGKEPGTFMELTGSSITYGVTMLKAAANPEAAEAFLAYLLDEKGGLAILKAQGQPPIVPASVGTDAMHEALPQGLKALVKVAK; translated from the coding sequence ATGAATCCCTATTTTTTGAAAGTGCTTCTCCTTGTAGCCCTGCTCGGCGTCTGCACGAGCGGATCAGCTTTTGCCGAGCCGTCGGGCAAGCTGGTGATCTTCCATGCCGGAAGCTTGGCCGTGCCTTTTGCCGACATGGAAAAGGCTTTTGAAGCCAAATATCCCAAGGTCGACGTACAGCGCGAATCCGGCGGCAGCACCAAGCTCGCGCGCATGATCACGGAACTTGGCAAGCCCGCGGACATCATGGCTTCCGCCGACTATCTGGTCATCGACAAGATGCTCGTGCCCGAATTCGCGCAGTGGAACGCCCGTTTCGCCACCAACCAGATCGTGCTCTGCTACACCCCCACAAGCAGGTATGCCGACGAAATTAACGACAAGAACTGGTTCGAGATCCTGCAGCGCCCGGATGTCGTCTGGGGGCACTCAGACCCGAATCTGGATCCGTGCGGCTATCGCAGTCTGATGACCATCCAGCTCGCCGAGAAGTTCACGGGCCAGCCGGGTCTTTACGACAAGGTGCTCGCCAACCGCCCGGAGAAGAACGTTCGCCCCAAGTCCGTGGAGCTCATTTCCATGATGGAGTCGGGCAACATGGACTATGCCTTCGAGTACATGTCCGTGGCCGTGCAGCACGGGCTTGAATACGTGACCTTCGACGACCACATCAACCTTGGCAACTATGCCATGGATCCGTTCTACAAGAGCGCCGTGGTCAAGGTCACGGGCAAGGAACCGGGCACGTTCATGGAGCTTACGGGCAGTTCCATCACCTACGGCGTGACCATGCTCAAGGCGGCGGCCAATCCCGAGGCGGCCGAGGCATTTCTGGCCTATCTGCTGGACGAGAAGGGCGGACTTGCGATTCTGAAGGCGCAGGGCCAGCCGCCCATCGTTCCGGCCAGCGTCGGAACGGACGCCATGCACGAGGCGCTCCCGCAGGGCCTGAAGGCGCTGGTCAAGGTCGCAAAATAG
- a CDS encoding ABC transporter permease, translating to MGSLPGRVFQFWLIASCILVLVFIVAPLARTVVSPDAEQMWKTLGDPDVLRSVGLSMGASAMAAVLSLIMGTPLAYILARREFAGKKIVESLIDLPIMIPHPVIGIAFLTLAGRNNWFGGLLASMGIEMMGTVTGITVVLFFVGLPFYINTAKAGFESVAPRLEKVSRSLGAGPGATFFRVTLPLCRRAMLVGMIMCMARALSEFGAVVIVAYHPMIAPVLMFERFTAYGLKYSQPVAVILIVVSLLFFIALRVVSRPQRRDA from the coding sequence TTGGGAAGCCTTCCCGGCCGTGTATTTCAGTTTTGGCTGATCGCGTCCTGCATTCTGGTCCTGGTCTTCATCGTCGCCCCTCTGGCCCGGACCGTGGTTTCTCCGGATGCCGAGCAGATGTGGAAGACCCTGGGCGATCCCGATGTGCTGCGTTCGGTGGGCCTGTCCATGGGAGCGTCGGCCATGGCCGCCGTCCTCTCGCTGATCATGGGCACGCCTCTGGCCTATATTCTGGCCAGACGTGAGTTCGCGGGGAAGAAGATCGTGGAGAGCCTCATCGATCTGCCCATCATGATCCCGCACCCGGTCATCGGCATCGCCTTCCTGACCCTGGCCGGCCGGAACAACTGGTTCGGCGGCCTGCTCGCGAGCATGGGCATCGAGATGATGGGCACGGTCACGGGCATCACCGTGGTGCTTTTTTTCGTGGGCCTGCCCTTTTACATCAATACGGCCAAGGCCGGGTTCGAGAGCGTTGCCCCTCGTCTGGAGAAGGTTTCCCGTTCCCTTGGCGCAGGCCCCGGCGCAACCTTTTTCCGCGTGACCCTGCCCCTGTGCCGCCGCGCCATGCTGGTCGGCATGATCATGTGCATGGCCCGGGCCCTGAGCGAGTTCGGAGCCGTGGTCATCGTCGCCTATCATCCCATGATCGCACCGGTGCTCATGTTCGAGCGCTTCACCGCCTACGGACTCAAATATTCGCAACCCGTGGCCGTGATCCTCATCGTGGTCAGCCTGCTCTTTTTCATCGCCTTGCGCGTGGTCTCCCGGCCCCAGAGGAGGGATGCATGA
- a CDS encoding ABC transporter ATP-binding protein, which produces MIRVESLALCFGKFSLRDVGFQVAPGEFFALMGPTGSGKTLILESIAGLVEHARGSIRVAGQEVGGRPPERRNVSLVYQDNALFPHLSVLDNVTYGQRYHGIAKDEGRRMGLALLERLGLTRVAKRLPVNLSGGEKQRVSLARALACKPDVVLLDEPLSSLDPQFRDDLRAALKDLHRHSGLTFLMVTHDFVDALTLADRAAVLREGRLEQVGTVGDVFRKPATAFVAGFVGMKNIFSVEGQGECRLGGDALFAVPGASVPGHVALRPEDVFVSFTDRAAPGWLSLPGTLLGVRHEGFSWFAEVSCGHSRFTAALDRQFPEQGRLEPGRAVWLTFARESLHFMPDA; this is translated from the coding sequence ATGATTCGCGTAGAGTCCCTGGCCCTTTGCTTCGGGAAATTCAGCTTGCGCGATGTCGGCTTTCAGGTCGCGCCGGGTGAATTTTTTGCGCTGATGGGGCCGACGGGTTCGGGCAAGACCCTGATCCTTGAATCCATCGCCGGGCTGGTGGAGCATGCGCGGGGTAGCATACGTGTCGCCGGGCAGGAGGTGGGCGGGCGGCCTCCCGAGCGCAGGAATGTCAGCCTCGTCTACCAGGACAACGCCCTCTTTCCTCACCTGAGCGTGCTGGACAACGTCACCTACGGGCAACGCTATCACGGCATCGCAAAGGACGAGGGGCGGCGCATGGGGCTTGCGCTGCTGGAGCGCCTGGGCCTGACCCGCGTGGCCAAACGTCTGCCCGTGAACCTGAGCGGCGGCGAGAAGCAGCGCGTGTCCCTGGCCCGCGCCCTGGCCTGCAAGCCGGATGTGGTGTTGCTCGACGAGCCCCTGTCTTCGCTTGATCCGCAATTTCGAGACGACCTGCGCGCGGCGCTCAAGGATCTGCATCGGCATTCGGGGCTGACCTTCCTCATGGTCACGCACGATTTTGTGGACGCCCTGACCCTGGCTGACCGCGCGGCGGTGCTCCGGGAGGGCCGCCTGGAACAGGTCGGGACTGTCGGGGATGTGTTCCGCAAGCCGGCCACTGCGTTCGTGGCGGGATTCGTGGGCATGAAGAACATTTTTTCCGTGGAGGGCCAGGGGGAATGCCGCCTGGGCGGGGATGCGCTTTTTGCCGTGCCAGGCGCTTCAGTTCCCGGGCATGTGGCCCTGCGGCCCGAGGACGTGTTTGTTTCGTTCACCGATCGCGCCGCGCCAGGATGGTTGAGCCTGCCCGGAACGTTGCTGGGGGTGCGGCACGAAGGCTTTTCGTGGTTCGCGGAAGTGTCCTGCGGGCATTCGCGTTTCACCGCCGCCCTGGACCGGCAGTTTCCGGAGCAGGGCAGGCTGGAGCCGGGGCGGGCAGTCTGGCTGACTTTTGCCCGCGAAAGCCTGCATTTCATGCCGGACGCCTGA
- a CDS encoding PaaI family thioesterase has translation MTDIPVQHRYAEDLSHCYGCGKNNAQGLHIQTHWDGEQGVGRFTPRPEHIALPGFVYGGMLASLVDCHGVATAAASAAGDDGRPQRYVTASLHVDFLRPTPLGPELELVARVIERRGRKIVVEVEISALGELRARGQVVAAPMPATMGRD, from the coding sequence ATGACCGACATTCCCGTTCAGCACCGCTATGCCGAAGACCTGAGCCATTGCTACGGCTGCGGAAAAAACAACGCCCAGGGCCTGCACATCCAGACTCACTGGGATGGAGAGCAGGGTGTGGGGCGTTTTACGCCTCGGCCGGAGCATATCGCGCTGCCCGGATTCGTTTATGGTGGAATGCTCGCTTCGTTGGTGGACTGTCACGGCGTGGCCACGGCCGCTGCCTCGGCGGCCGGGGACGACGGCCGGCCCCAGCGCTATGTGACGGCCTCGCTGCATGTGGATTTTCTGCGGCCCACGCCGCTCGGGCCGGAGCTTGAGTTGGTGGCGCGGGTCATTGAGCGGCGGGGCAGGAAGATCGTGGTCGAGGTGGAGATATCGGCCCTTGGAGAGTTGCGTGCCCGGGGACAGGTCGTGGCCGCGCCCATGCCCGCCACCATGGGCCGGGATTGA
- a CDS encoding aspartate:alanine exchanger family transporter, translating to MELLHNPMFLLLAVILSGHLLGKVKIFSFSLGSSGIVFTGLLAGFAGFSLPGVIQSLGLILFIYSVGQQAGPGFMHSMKRGGLALSIGAMVMIATGLLTALGCKAWFGFSKEITAGLFAGALTSTPGLAVAVELAHDSAAPAAYGVAYTFGVVGVVLVVKLLPRIMRASIGQEEEKLEQEMSSLHPQIEFTHLEVTNPNLCTGPLSQVLPARMAEVTITRVLRAGSDSPELAVAETVLNMHDTVRVVGTSEALHQAEIVIGPVVEADLAFNSVLIKKEILLSRPEVAGKTLRALNLSHVFGVQVSRITRNGFDCPAGSNVRLRQGDVLHVVGNPETVENVKKMLGDDVRALFATSVMVLLSGLFCGLAFGALPLYLPGLGIFTLGATGGVLLAGLVFGAVRQVGSVITELPSTANALIRDLGLGLFLAVVGTAAGGTLVPTLREYGMPLFLGGAIMTLAPMLIGVPICSRVLRIPFLRMLGVITGGMTSTPGLAAAASLSDTPYAATAYASVYPIALVGMIMASKIIMLLG from the coding sequence ATGGAGCTCCTGCATAATCCCATGTTCCTGCTGCTTGCCGTCATCCTGTCCGGGCACCTGCTCGGCAAGGTCAAGATATTCTCCTTTTCCCTTGGCTCCTCTGGCATCGTCTTTACCGGCCTTCTGGCCGGATTCGCGGGCTTCAGCCTGCCCGGTGTGATCCAGAGCCTCGGGCTCATCCTGTTCATCTATTCCGTGGGGCAGCAGGCCGGACCAGGCTTCATGCACTCCATGAAGCGCGGGGGTCTGGCCCTCAGCATCGGGGCCATGGTCATGATCGCGACGGGCCTGCTCACGGCCCTCGGCTGCAAGGCATGGTTCGGATTTTCAAAAGAGATCACCGCCGGACTCTTCGCCGGAGCCCTGACCTCCACGCCGGGCCTGGCCGTGGCCGTGGAACTGGCCCACGACAGCGCGGCCCCGGCCGCATACGGCGTGGCCTACACGTTCGGTGTTGTCGGCGTGGTGCTGGTGGTCAAGCTCCTGCCGCGGATCATGCGCGCGAGCATCGGCCAGGAAGAGGAAAAACTGGAGCAGGAAATGAGCAGCCTGCATCCGCAAATCGAATTCACGCATCTTGAAGTCACCAACCCCAATCTGTGCACCGGGCCGCTATCCCAGGTCCTGCCTGCGCGCATGGCCGAGGTGACCATCACCCGCGTCCTGCGGGCAGGAAGCGACAGCCCGGAACTGGCCGTGGCGGAAACAGTCCTGAACATGCACGACACGGTGCGGGTGGTGGGGACCTCCGAGGCCCTGCATCAGGCCGAAATCGTCATTGGACCCGTGGTGGAGGCCGACCTGGCCTTCAATTCCGTGCTCATAAAAAAGGAAATCCTGCTCTCCCGCCCCGAGGTGGCCGGCAAGACCCTGCGCGCCCTAAATCTGAGTCATGTCTTCGGGGTGCAGGTCTCGCGCATCACCCGCAACGGTTTCGACTGCCCGGCCGGCTCCAATGTACGCCTGCGCCAGGGCGACGTGCTGCATGTGGTCGGCAATCCCGAGACCGTGGAAAACGTCAAGAAAATGCTGGGTGACGATGTGCGTGCGCTCTTCGCCACCAGCGTGATGGTGCTCCTGTCCGGATTGTTCTGCGGGCTGGCTTTCGGGGCGTTGCCCCTCTATCTGCCGGGACTTGGAATCTTCACTCTCGGCGCCACCGGCGGGGTGCTGCTGGCGGGACTTGTCTTTGGCGCGGTACGCCAGGTCGGGTCGGTCATCACCGAACTCCCGAGCACGGCCAACGCCCTGATCCGCGACCTCGGCCTTGGACTTTTCCTGGCCGTGGTCGGAACCGCGGCCGGAGGCACCCTCGTGCCGACACTGCGCGAATACGGCATGCCCCTCTTTCTGGGCGGAGCCATCATGACGCTTGCGCCCATGCTCATCGGCGTGCCCATCTGCTCCAGAGTGCTGCGCATTCCGTTCCTGCGCATGCTCGGCGTCATCACCGGCGGCATGACCTCCACCCCGGGCCTGGCCGCCGCCGCGTCCCTGAGCGACACGCCCTATGCGGCCACGGCCTACGCATCGGTCTATCCCATCGCCCTGGTGGGCATGATCATGGCCTCGAAGATCATCATGCTGCTAGGCTGA
- a CDS encoding AAA-type ATPase lid domain-containing protein — translation MVRADTFRRDLFYRLRGIRLELSPLRDLLDDLNDLICHFVRRTCKRLNIDNKGFSPDFLDTLMQYEWPGNIRELVNALDQAVVRAGTEPILYPQHLSRNIRANVARLLVAELPELENRTPPLTDGEAFPSLREYREKHMAELETWYLKNLMLVSKGEIANACRLSGLSRPRLYALLKQRGVERGS, via the coding sequence ATGGTCCGGGCCGACACCTTTCGGCGGGACCTGTTCTACCGCCTGCGCGGGATACGGCTTGAGCTCTCCCCCCTGCGCGACCTGCTGGACGACCTGAACGATCTCATCTGTCACTTCGTGCGCCGCACCTGCAAACGGCTGAACATAGACAACAAAGGCTTCTCTCCGGACTTTCTCGACACCCTCATGCAGTACGAATGGCCGGGAAACATCCGCGAGCTGGTCAACGCCCTCGATCAGGCCGTGGTCCGGGCCGGGACCGAACCCATCCTCTACCCCCAGCACCTGTCCAGAAACATTCGCGCCAACGTCGCCCGGCTCCTGGTCGCGGAGCTGCCCGAACTTGAAAACAGGACGCCACCGCTCACGGACGGGGAGGCTTTCCCGAGCCTCAGGGAGTATCGTGAAAAGCACATGGCCGAGCTGGAGACGTGGTATCTCAAGAATCTGATGCTGGTCAGCAAGGGCGAAATCGCAAACGCCTGCCGTCTCTCGGGCCTGTCCCGACCCAGACTCTACGCACTGCTCAAGCAAAGGGGCGTTGAGCGCGGTTCGTGA